A genomic stretch from Streptomyces sp. QL37 includes:
- a CDS encoding 6-phosphofructokinase — protein MRIGVLTSGGDCPGLNAVIRSVVHRAVVDHGDEVIGFHDGWKGLLECDYRKLDLDAVGGILARGGTILGSSRVQPAHLRDGVERARGHVADLGLDAIIPIGGEGTLKAANLLSEAGLPIVGVPKTIDNDIASTDVTFGFDTAVGVATEALDRLKTTAESHQRVLIVEVMGRHTGWIALHSGMAAGAHAIVVPERPFDIDELTELVGKRFSDGKKFAIVVVAEGAKPREGSMEFNQGTKDIYGHERFAGVATQLSGELEQRLGKEARPVILGHVQRGGTPTAYDRVLATRFGWHAVEAAHRGEFGMMTALRGTDITMVPLAAAVETLKTVPAERYAEAQVVL, from the coding sequence ATGCGAATTGGTGTGCTCACCTCCGGCGGCGACTGCCCCGGCCTCAACGCCGTCATCCGTTCCGTCGTGCACCGCGCGGTCGTCGACCACGGCGACGAGGTCATCGGCTTCCACGACGGCTGGAAGGGCCTCCTCGAGTGCGACTACCGCAAGCTCGACCTCGACGCGGTCGGCGGCATCCTCGCCCGTGGTGGCACGATCCTCGGCTCCTCCCGTGTCCAGCCCGCGCATCTGCGTGACGGCGTGGAGCGGGCGAGGGGCCATGTCGCCGATCTCGGCCTGGACGCGATCATCCCGATCGGCGGCGAGGGCACGCTGAAGGCCGCCAACCTGCTCTCCGAAGCGGGCCTGCCCATCGTCGGTGTGCCGAAGACCATCGACAACGACATCGCCTCCACCGACGTGACCTTCGGCTTCGACACGGCCGTCGGGGTCGCGACCGAGGCGCTGGACCGGCTGAAGACGACGGCCGAGTCGCACCAGCGGGTGCTGATCGTCGAGGTCATGGGCCGACACACCGGCTGGATCGCACTGCACTCGGGCATGGCTGCCGGTGCGCACGCCATCGTCGTGCCCGAGCGGCCCTTCGACATCGACGAGCTGACCGAGCTGGTCGGCAAGCGCTTCTCGGACGGCAAGAAGTTCGCGATCGTCGTCGTCGCGGAGGGCGCGAAGCCGCGGGAGGGCTCCATGGAGTTCAACCAGGGCACGAAGGACATCTACGGCCATGAGCGCTTCGCCGGCGTGGCGACGCAGCTCTCCGGCGAGCTGGAGCAGCGCCTCGGCAAGGAGGCCCGCCCGGTGATCCTCGGCCATGTGCAGCGTGGCGGCACCCCGACCGCGTACGACCGCGTCCTGGCTACCCGCTTCGGCTGGCACGCGGTGGAGGCCGCTCACCGCGGTGAGTTCGGCATGATGACGGCGCTGCGCGGCACGGACATCACGATGGTCCCCCTGGCGGCGGCCGTGGAGACCCTCAAGACGGTCCCGGCCGAGCGCTACGCCGAGGCGCAGGTCGTGCTCTGA
- a CDS encoding glutamine amidotransferase, whose product MSNNSLRLVWVYPDLLSTYGDQGNALVVERRARQRGLDVSRVDVRSDQPIPTSGDIYLIGGGEDRPQRLASERLRRDGGLNRAAANGAIIFSVCAGYQILGHEFINDLGEREPGLGLLDVVSTRGEGARCVGDVLGDIDPNLGLPPLTGFENHQGVTHLGPSARPFARVRLGRGNGTGDGTEGAYNDTVFGTYMHGPVLARNPLIADLLLKLALDVNALPPSDDRWYEALRAERIAAATQPA is encoded by the coding sequence ATGAGCAACAACAGCCTGCGGCTGGTGTGGGTCTACCCCGACCTCCTCAGCACCTACGGCGACCAGGGCAACGCCCTGGTGGTGGAGCGCCGGGCACGCCAGCGCGGCCTCGACGTGTCGCGCGTGGACGTGCGCAGCGACCAGCCCATCCCGACGTCGGGCGACATCTACCTGATCGGCGGCGGTGAGGACCGGCCGCAGCGGCTCGCCTCGGAGCGGCTGCGCCGTGACGGCGGACTGAACAGGGCAGCGGCGAACGGCGCGATCATCTTCTCGGTCTGCGCCGGCTACCAGATCCTCGGTCACGAGTTCATCAACGACCTCGGCGAGCGCGAGCCCGGCCTCGGGCTGCTCGACGTCGTCTCGACCCGTGGTGAGGGCGCCCGGTGCGTCGGCGACGTGCTCGGCGACATCGACCCGAACCTGGGGCTGCCGCCGCTGACCGGTTTCGAGAACCACCAGGGGGTCACCCACCTCGGCCCCTCGGCGCGCCCGTTCGCCCGGGTGCGACTCGGCCGGGGCAACGGCACGGGTGACGGCACGGAAGGCGCGTACAACGACACCGTCTTCGGTACGTACATGCACGGGCCCGTCCTGGCGCGGAACCCGCTGATCGCGGATCTGCTGCTGAAGCTGGCCCTGGACGTCAACGCCCTGCCTCCGAGCGACGACCGGTGGTACGAGGCGCTGCGCGCCGAGCGGATCGCCGCGGCGACCCAGCCCGCCTGA
- a CDS encoding MurT ligase domain-containing protein, translating to MAGNTEPLSPRAKLAVTAGKAAAAVSRAAGRGSGSVIGGRVALKLDPDLLGRLAQHLDVILVSATNGKTTTTRLIAEALTAAGPVVSNALGANMPAGITSALAGGSDARYGVIEVDEKYLAGVARDTTPKVIALLNLSRDQLDRAAETRMLAEKWREGLSGSKAVIVANADDPLIVWAASSSPNVVWVAAGQAWKDDAWSCPSCGGVMQRPGDDWFCGECGFRRPAPSWALNGDYVLDPHGSAWPIHLQLPGRANKANATSSAAVAAVFGVPPQVALERMYQVQAVAGRYDVVSFLGRELRLLLAKNPAGWLETFSLIDPPPTPVILSVNARGADGTDTSWLWDVDYTQLYGHPIFVLGDRKLDLAVRLEVAGLDFRVCETLDEAVQMAPPGRIEVIANYTAFQDLRRRVGN from the coding sequence ATGGCAGGCAACACGGAGCCGTTGTCGCCGCGGGCCAAGCTCGCCGTGACGGCGGGCAAGGCCGCGGCGGCGGTGTCGCGCGCTGCGGGGCGCGGCAGCGGATCGGTGATCGGCGGCCGGGTGGCGCTCAAGCTCGACCCCGACCTGCTCGGGCGGCTGGCGCAGCACCTGGACGTGATCCTCGTGTCAGCGACGAACGGCAAGACGACCACCACCCGGCTGATCGCGGAAGCGCTCACGGCCGCCGGTCCCGTCGTGTCGAACGCGCTCGGGGCCAACATGCCCGCGGGGATCACCTCCGCGCTGGCAGGGGGCTCGGACGCGCGGTACGGCGTGATCGAGGTCGACGAGAAGTACCTCGCGGGTGTGGCACGCGACACGACGCCGAAGGTGATCGCGCTGCTCAACCTCTCCCGCGACCAGCTGGACCGCGCGGCGGAGACCCGGATGCTGGCCGAGAAGTGGCGTGAGGGCCTGTCGGGCTCCAAGGCCGTGATCGTGGCCAACGCCGACGACCCGCTGATCGTGTGGGCCGCCTCGTCCTCCCCCAACGTGGTGTGGGTGGCGGCGGGGCAGGCGTGGAAGGACGACGCCTGGTCCTGCCCGTCCTGCGGCGGTGTGATGCAGCGTCCCGGCGACGACTGGTTCTGCGGGGAGTGCGGCTTCCGCCGTCCCGCCCCGAGCTGGGCGCTGAACGGCGACTACGTCCTGGACCCGCACGGTTCGGCGTGGCCGATCCACCTGCAGCTGCCGGGCCGGGCCAACAAGGCCAACGCCACGAGCTCGGCCGCCGTGGCCGCGGTCTTCGGCGTGCCGCCGCAGGTCGCCCTGGAGCGCATGTACCAGGTGCAGGCCGTGGCGGGCCGCTACGACGTCGTCAGCTTCCTCGGCCGCGAGCTCAGGCTCCTGCTGGCGAAGAACCCGGCGGGCTGGCTCGAGACGTTCTCCCTGATCGACCCGCCGCCCACTCCGGTCATCCTCTCGGTGAACGCACGCGGCGCCGACGGCACGGACACCTCGTGGCTGTGGGACGTCGACTACACCCAGCTCTACGGTCACCCGATCTTCGTGCTCGGCGACCGCAAGCTGGACCTGGCGGTCCGGCTTGAGGTCGCCGGTCTCGACTTCCGTGTCTGCGAGACCCTGGACGAGGCCGTCCAGATGGCTCCGCCCGGCCGCATCGAGGTCATCGCCAACTACACCGCCTTCCAGGATCTGCGCCGTCGTGTCGGCAACTGA
- the def gene encoding peptide deformylase: protein MRNRPIPGSSGRVRAMTLLGAPVLHSPCDDVTEFGPSLARLVEDMFATMYAANGVGLAANQIGFPLKVFVFDCPDDDEVRHLGHVVNPVLVEADGITVRGAEGCLSLPGLEAATPRFDHAVVEGRTVTGEPVRIVGTGWFARCLQHECDHLDGRVYTDRLTGLRRARALRAARRAPWARTAADG, encoded by the coding sequence ATGCGAAACCGCCCGATCCCCGGCAGTTCCGGACGCGTTCGCGCCATGACTCTGCTCGGCGCCCCGGTGCTCCACAGTCCGTGCGACGACGTCACCGAGTTCGGCCCGTCGCTCGCCCGGCTGGTGGAGGACATGTTCGCCACCATGTACGCCGCGAACGGTGTGGGGCTCGCCGCGAACCAGATCGGCTTCCCCCTCAAGGTGTTCGTCTTCGACTGTCCGGACGACGACGAGGTCCGGCATCTGGGCCACGTCGTCAATCCGGTACTCGTCGAGGCGGACGGCATCACCGTACGCGGAGCGGAGGGGTGTCTCTCGCTTCCGGGGCTCGAAGCCGCCACCCCGCGTTTCGACCACGCGGTGGTCGAGGGCCGGACGGTGACGGGGGAGCCGGTGCGGATCGTCGGCACCGGCTGGTTCGCCCGCTGTCTGCAGCACGAGTGCGACCACCTCGACGGCCGCGTCTACACGGACCGGCTGACGGGGCTGCGCCGCGCCAGGGCGCTGCGCGCGGCCCGGCGGGCGCCCTGGGCGCGTACGGCCGCCGACGGCTGA
- a CDS encoding TetR family transcriptional regulator codes for METTRGAERQRTAAERRRRELLEAADRVVLRDGPKASMNAIAAEAGITKPILYRHFGDKGGLYRALAKRHTDALLSALRAALDAPSERRERVESTLDTYLAAIEARPQVYRFLMHPSDDAAPSPEQGFDVGRHSAPLLRRLGEELGKVIAERVDLGPDSEQMARIWGHGIVGMMHAAGDWWLGDRPCSREQLVRSLADLLWGRLADAGDLPGGQGF; via the coding sequence ATGGAGACCACAAGAGGGGCCGAACGGCAGCGGACAGCGGCCGAACGCCGCCGCCGGGAGCTGCTGGAGGCCGCGGACCGAGTGGTGCTCAGGGACGGTCCGAAGGCGTCGATGAACGCGATCGCCGCGGAGGCCGGGATCACCAAGCCCATCCTCTACCGGCACTTCGGCGACAAGGGCGGCCTCTACCGCGCGCTCGCCAAACGCCACACCGACGCACTGCTGAGCGCCCTGCGGGCCGCGCTCGACGCACCCTCCGAGCGGCGCGAGCGGGTCGAGTCGACCCTGGACACCTACCTCGCGGCGATCGAGGCGCGCCCCCAGGTCTACCGCTTCCTGATGCACCCGTCCGACGACGCGGCCCCCTCGCCCGAACAGGGCTTCGACGTCGGCCGTCACTCCGCGCCGCTGCTGCGCCGCCTCGGCGAGGAGCTGGGGAAGGTGATCGCGGAGCGGGTCGATCTCGGCCCGGACAGCGAGCAGATGGCCCGCATCTGGGGTCACGGCATCGTCGGCATGATGCACGCGGCCGGCGACTGGTGGCTGGGCGACCGGCCGTGCTCGCGGGAGCAGCTGGTACGCAGCCTCGCCGACCTGCTCTGGGGCAGGCTCGCCGACGCCGGCGACCTGCCCGGCGGCCAGGGGTTCTGA
- a CDS encoding acyl-CoA dehydrogenase family protein — protein MAEFTLELNDDQKQVRDWLHGFAAEVIRPAASEWDEREETPWPVIQEAAKVGIYSLDFYAQQFFDPTGLGIPMAMEELFWGDAGIALSIVGTGLAAVGVLANGTEEQIGTWIPQMYGDADDVKVAAFCSSEPDAGSDVASMRTRAVYDEAKDEWILNGTKTWATNGGIANVHVVVAVVDPELGSKGHASFIVPPATPGLSQGQKFKKHGIRASHTAEVVLEDVRVPGHCLLGGKEKLDERLARARERARSGGERVKNAAMATFEASRPAVGAMAVGTARAAYEVALDYAKTRTQFGRPIIDNQGIAFQLADMRTQIDAARLLVWRASWMASAGKPFTAAEGSMSKLYASETAKTVTAQAVQILGGNGFTREYPVERMHRDAAIYTIFEGTSEIQRLVIARTLSGMPIR, from the coding sequence ATGGCCGAGTTCACGCTCGAGCTCAACGACGACCAGAAGCAGGTCCGTGACTGGCTGCACGGATTCGCCGCCGAGGTGATCCGGCCGGCCGCTTCGGAGTGGGACGAGCGTGAGGAAACGCCGTGGCCCGTCATCCAGGAGGCGGCCAAGGTCGGCATCTACTCCCTCGACTTCTACGCCCAGCAGTTCTTCGACCCTACGGGCCTGGGCATTCCCATGGCCATGGAGGAGCTCTTCTGGGGTGACGCGGGTATCGCCCTGTCGATCGTCGGCACCGGCCTGGCGGCCGTCGGCGTCCTCGCCAACGGCACCGAGGAGCAGATCGGCACCTGGATCCCGCAGATGTACGGGGACGCCGACGACGTGAAGGTCGCGGCCTTCTGCTCCTCCGAGCCGGACGCCGGTTCCGACGTCGCCTCGATGCGTACCCGCGCGGTGTACGACGAGGCCAAGGACGAGTGGATCCTCAACGGCACCAAGACCTGGGCGACCAACGGCGGGATCGCCAACGTCCACGTCGTCGTCGCCGTGGTCGACCCCGAACTGGGCTCGAAGGGCCACGCCTCCTTCATCGTCCCGCCGGCCACTCCCGGCCTCTCGCAGGGACAGAAGTTCAAGAAGCACGGCATCCGCGCCTCGCACACGGCCGAGGTCGTCCTCGAGGACGTCCGCGTCCCCGGCCACTGCCTGCTCGGCGGCAAGGAGAAGCTCGACGAGCGCCTCGCCCGGGCCCGCGAGCGCGCCAGGTCCGGGGGTGAACGCGTCAAGAACGCGGCGATGGCGACCTTCGAGGCGTCCCGCCCGGCCGTCGGCGCCATGGCCGTGGGTACCGCACGCGCCGCCTACGAGGTCGCGCTCGACTACGCGAAGACGCGGACCCAGTTCGGCCGCCCGATCATCGACAACCAGGGAATCGCCTTCCAGCTGGCCGACATGCGTACGCAGATCGACGCGGCCCGGCTGCTCGTCTGGCGCGCCTCCTGGATGGCGAGCGCCGGCAAGCCGTTCACCGCGGCGGAGGGCTCGATGTCGAAGCTCTACGCGAGCGAGACGGCCAAGACCGTCACCGCCCAGGCCGTGCAGATCCTCGGCGGCAACGGCTTCACCCGTGAGTACCCGGTCGAGCGCATGCACCGGGACGCCGCGATCTACACCATCTTCGAGGGCACGAGCGAGATCCAGCGCCTGGTCATCGCCCGCACCCTGTCGGGCATGCCGATCCGCTAG